A genome region from Prionailurus bengalensis isolate Pbe53 chromosome B4, Fcat_Pben_1.1_paternal_pri, whole genome shotgun sequence includes the following:
- the TSPAN19 gene encoding tetraspanin-19, whose product MLRKNKILIFKYFLNLINGAFLVLGLLLLGFGAWLLLDRNIFFTALDENNHLIVYIFQILTGTGSAIVLLCLLGYLGIHNEIRWLLILYAALLMWAFGVQVVLSGFIFAKKKEIHQVWHDKVDLIIAEYGSKDMPEDIPKWTFLNALQKTLQCCGQYNYTDWIKNKNKENSEQVPCSCTNSTLRKWFCDEPLNATYLEGCENKINTWYNANALALTGINFGLLASEVLQITLTVSFFRHIKNRVYAKM is encoded by the exons atgttaagaaaaaacaaaatattaatttttaaatactttcttaaTCTCATTAATGGAGCTTTCTTG GTTCTTGGACTTTTATTATTGGGATTTGGTGCATGGCTTTTATtagatagaaatatttttttcacagctTTGG ATGAAAATAATCACCTgatagtatatatttttcaaattttgactGGAACTGGATCTGCtattgttcttctttgtctcttgggTTATTTGGGAATTCACAATGAAATCAGATGGCTCCTAATCCTg taTGCAGCACTGTTAATGTGGGCCTTTGGTGTTCAAGTTGTACTTTCAGGATTCATCTTcgcaaagaaaaaagag ATTCACCAAGTATGGCATGATAAAGTTGACTTAATCATTGCTGAGTATGGATCTAAAGATATGCCTGAAGATATACCCAAGTGGACTTTTCTGAATGCTTTAcagaaaaca TTGCAGTGTTGTGGCCAGTACAATTACACAGActggataaagaataaaaataaagaaaattcagaacAGGTGCCATGTTCTTGCACAAATTCTACATTAAGAAAGTGGTTTTGTGATGAGCCACTGAATGCAACTTACCTAGAG ggttgtgaaaataaaatcaacacaTGGTATAACGCTAATGCTCTAGCATTAACTGGAATTAACTTCGGACTTTTGGCTTCAGAG gttttgcAAATCACATTAACTGTTTCTTTCTTCAGACACATCAAGAATAGAGTATATGCAAAAATGTGA